The window CTGTAATCGACATTAACGGAGTTCGTTTACACATTGAAGGTTTCGAAAGAGTTAACCCACTTGGTCTACCAATTCTTCAGGGTATTCTGGAGCAGCTGCTCCAACATGGATGACTGTGAAAGGGGCATATTCTTTGGATCCTTTTCGCCCATCACCGCAAAGCATCAGGACCCCTCCGCCTTCGATCTTATGCTTATCGAGGACTTGGACTCCATCATTGGCAAGGTTGCGTATCGACTGAGATACCAGACCTTGAATATGGTCGATGCCGACAACTAGAGACTTGGGTGATAGATAGTGGAAGACGGCAGTTACTGGTTATCAGTGGATATTAGCTTGATATTGAGTAGCCAGAGAAATGTGTGAAGTTTACAATAACCAGATCCGCTTCCCACGTCCAAGATTCGAGGAGGCTCTTCCCCAGTATTCTGGGTCTCTGGCAGGAGTTCAATCAGGTTTTCACATGCATGGGCATGCATGTGAGGAGCAGATATAGTTGCTCCAAATCCGATTCGCCTGGAGTAATTGCAGTCAGAAGAATGTTAACGTCGACACCAGGACACTTACTGAGGCGAATCCTCATAGGCAAATGCACGTTGGGGTACGTAGTGTTTTCTATCCACCTTCAACATAGCCtacaaagaaaagagaaagtgCGAAAGTTAAGTTTTCCACATAACATAACTTGGATGAAACAAACCCACTGCTGCCACTCGAGGAGAGTGAATCAGGCCAGAGCTTTTCATGTTCTCAATAAGCTGCCGGTACAGCAAGTAAGTTCAGCACCCAGCACTCAAGTGGCAAAGCATTTTGGAAACCAAGGTGAGAGTTGCAGCATACCTCTACATTTGTGCGTCCACTTGATAACCATGCCATAATTGAATGGAGCTCAAGAAATTTATCATTAACTAGAGGATCGTGTTGAGAACGCGATGGATGGGTTGGAGCTGCTCCCCTCCTCAATCAGTGTCAGTCTGCCTCCACCGAGagcctccactttcatTTCTACTCGGTTAATTTACTACTTTTCTCCGAGACTCGGACCTAGTCGGACGGTCGGTGACCGGTGGCCGTGAATTGATCCACTCGGCCTTGTCCGGCCCATGGCATCATCAGTAATTATTCACCTGAATGACCTTTCGTTATTCGCTCACGAGTCTCCCCACGTAAACCAATCGAATCGATGGCCCACTCAAGTTAACAGGATAAAAATAGGCCGAGGGGAATCTCGTGGGCCTGGCCACCAGTATGGTGGTGGGACTAATCAGCCGTCATATGCTGCAGGCATTGATGATATTATAGGCCCGGCGGCCCGCAACAGATTCGGTTCACATCGTGCTCACATGGTACATACCGTTCGTTGGGCGTACTCTATGCCATCTCAGCCCTGCTGTCCtttgaagaaagagcaCATCAGAAAGTTCATTACTGTGTGCTCAAAAAAGAATCTAATAGGACAATAATGTGATGCCCGAATGAAATGTGTCAGATGACAGATATGTATAGTGGCGCAAGATCAGTCCCCACCTCCCCACCCTTCTGTAACTTTCGGACGCcatatttttttttttcaattcATTGAGTCGTCGGCTCAAAAGTAAGAGTCTGTATTGTAGTGTAGGTCTTGAGAGTACGTCTACCTCAAGAATGAATCGATTAGCAAATGGTTGACTATCGGCAGAAGTTATTCTCTGCAAAACATCATCAAGAGGCGATTGCACATACAAACATTGTCGCTACTTGCCTAGACCATAATAGGTCATCAAACACTACAATTTCCTTTACTGACAATTAGGATCAAACCCCCTGCAAAACACAGTCGCTTTTGTTAAACCTATCATTACTCGATATATTCCCACTTTGTTCAAAATCACGGCGCTGCGATATCAATACGCACTTGTTTTGACTCTCTCTTCAAAGAATTTCATATCCGTTTAGAGCAGCAGTTGGGCATGGgaaagatgttgaagatAGCAAATTCTAGGGACGGTTCTACTCCCTTACCTGTCACTCAAATTGTAGTGCTTATGGTTGTGAGACTAGCTGAGCCAAGTAAGTATCGGCTTTTCCCATAATCAGTGGTGAATGTACGCCTAATTTTTTTATGTAACAGTTTCTTACACGGTGATCTTCCCGTTCATCAACCAAATGGTGGAGGAACTGCAAGTCACAGATAATCCTGATCGCGTTGGATTCTATTCAGGCTTAGTGGTGAGTCTTTGAGGTCAAACACAGCTTCTCTGGCGGGGAGGCCGGCGCACGTCAATCTCATTTCGTTTTAGGAATCAGTTTTCGCCTTTGTCCAATTTTTTACGGTATATCATTGGGCGCAGCTGTCAGAGTAGGTTTTCATCTATGCTAGATATGGACTTAGCTCACAGTTTATAGTCGTATAGGACGAAAACCTGTGCTACTGCTGGGATTGACCGGGGTCACTATCTCTGGATCTTTGTTGTAAGTTTCCAGCAACGGATGGAGATCATCAAGGATTGCACTCAGTCCAAACGTTAGCGGCCTATCCAGTTCCTTCTGGATGATGATTCTCTTCAGAAGTCTGAGTGGAGCACTCAACGGCAATGTTGCAGTGAGTCGTAGAGATTATCGTTAAGGTCTTAAATTGTAATAATGGGCCGCTAGGTGGTGAAAGCAGCCATTGGTGATATCACCGACGAGAGCAATTCAACAGAGGCCTTTGCGATGTACGGACTTACCTGGACCGTAGGTTCTATGATCGGGTAATTGTGATGATCGACAGTCGAGAATCTCGCTAACCACATGTATTCGAATAGGAATGCCATGGGCGGTTTGCTGTCCCATCCTTTTGAAAGATTCCCCGAGTGGTTCGGCTCGGTATATCTGTTTCAAAGCTATCCATATCTGTTTCGTTCGTGTACATTCAGCTCTAATGATCTTCTAATCTGACCCACTTTTAGCGTGCCTAGTCGGAGCTGGGTTAACAGTTCTAGGTACTCtattttctctcttcttttacCGAGAATCACTACCAGGCTTGTCAATTCCCCCAATCTCTCTATCTTCTACACTGTTTAATGAGAGCGGTCTGTCACGGCGGCTATCTTGGGccattcctttttcttttaaCAGAACCTCTCACCATCAAAGGCAGGTTTCAATGGCGTCTTTGACGTCCGAGACGGAAACACTGGTAGATTCCGATACCAGGGATTTCCTTGAATTGAGGCCGGGAATCAAACTGGTGAACGAAAATGTTGAACAAGCAAAGATAATCAGGTGGGGATTCTGGGAACTAATGAGATTCAAGAAAGTCAAAATCATGACTGCTACTGTTTTCTTGAATTCGTAAGCTCCTTTTCAGATCCCATTATCGAATCTGGGATAACTTACAGAACTTTACGGCCAGATTTGTCCAAGGAGCTTGGAACGCAGCAGTGCTATTGTTTTTATTTGACAGAAATCAGTATGCCATTTAGGTTCTAAGAAGTACAAAGTACGATACTGATGCTTGATTGTCTTATGTAGCGGGTTGGGCATGTCTGTGAGTAAATGTAGCCAAAGAACTGGTTGTATATCTCGAATAGGGCAGCACTTTATTGATACCATTCTGTCGTTACAGGCTTCAGCAATCGGTATTGCCATGGCTGTTAATGGAGTCTGGACTATCGCATGTCAGATTCTGTTTCTCAACCGCCTCCGGCAATTGTTTGGTGTCTCACTTGCTTACAAGCTGCTTTCTCTCGGATGGCCATTGGTTTGGATTTTCATGCCTCTCTTGCGGAACGTTCTTACGTCGACGGAATCGCCTCTTTCATCACTTCGAGATGTACAGGACACAACGACTAGTCACCACCGTTATCACCCAGTAATCTATCCAGAAGAAAGAGCATGGCCGACAACCATTTGCTTGAATTTGTATTTGATGTTTGTTACTGTCGTGGGTATGAGTTCCAGCCTCTTGATGGTTCTCGTGAACTATGCCAGCCCCGACAAGACTGCACTCGGGGCTATCAACGGGATCGGCACTGCTGCAGGCGTAAGTATATCACTATAGCTCCATCATTTACCAGATATGCTGATGTCAGATGTTAGTGTATGGCAAGGGTCATCgggccttcttctgtctctgCTCTGTTTGCATTCTCAATGGATGGTCAAGTCATGGGTGGTAGGCTCTGGTGGATTTTCATGGTTGGTATGTCGCTCGTCAACTTCGGTGTTTGTAGCTTGGTTGCGCCCGATAGCAATGGTACTCTTGGTGATGTTTCTAATGAGTTcgatgaagaggtggaaTTGGGTTCGGGAATGAGAGAGACAGTTGGTGCAGAATAGGGAAGAAAAACCACGCAGAAAAGCCGTAGATCCATCCACAGAATGACAAAACTTACTTTCTGTCCGTTGCGTGCCCGGTGAAATATCCGTCACGACATAAATGAGCTTTTGTAGAGATATGTTGAGCAGATTGTAATGTTGTATTGTAATATATGTTGGCCGAACGAATGAACAGGATTCTGAAAGATA of the Cryptococcus tetragattii IND107 chromosome 2, whole genome shotgun sequence genome contains:
- a CDS encoding protein-L-isoaspartate O-methyltransferase, with translation MAWLSSGRTNVELIENMKSSGLIHSPRVAAAMLKVDRKHYVPQRAFAYEDSPQRIGFGATISAPHMHAHACENLIELLPETQNTGEEPPRILDVGSGSGYLTAVFHYLSPKSLVVGIDHIQGLVSQSIRNLANDGVQVLDKHKIEGGGVLMLCGDGRKGSKEYAPFTVIHVGAAAPEYPEELVDQLAKPGRMFIPVGRGSQDVWQIDKSVNGDVTKKKLFGVMYVPLTDADKQWQE